From the genome of Trichocoleus sp. FACHB-46, one region includes:
- a CDS encoding response regulator: MNTGTAEEDVILIVDDMPTNLDVLLDLLEAAGFKVVIAEDGERAIALAEYAPPDLILLDVLMPGIDGFETCRRLKANPATQEIPVIFLTAVSDNVDKVKGLNLGAVDYITKPLHHEEVLARVNTHVRLQNLTKRLTAQNERLEKEIQQRQHLEVEHEQAFRALQRSEARFRYLIESNVIGVIFSKLDGSITDANAAFLQMVGYDRADLEADNINWQVLTPPEYNHFSQVAVAELASSGAFNAFEKEYFHKDGYRIPVMVGGALLDESQEAIVTFVLDLTQHKQAADKIREQAALLNITTDAILVRDLDNKIQYWNKGAEQVYGWSAEEAIAQDANQLLYPSDSLDQLESAQSSLRASGTWQGELYQVDRQGQEIIVASRWTLMHDAQGEPQSILTVNTNITEKKQLESQFLRTQRLESLGTLAGGIAHDLNNILTPVLSTAQLLQFKFPHADQQSQHLFEIIETNTRRGAALVKQVLQFARGVEGKQAIVQVKHLIHEVKQIAEKTFPKSIELVIDVEPGLGLVSGDATHLHQVLMNLVVNARDAMPHGGTLTISAKNLFVDEPYARLHLDASVGSYIGLIVKDTGTGMSPDIVDRIFEPFFTTKELGKGTGLGLSTVRGIVKSHRGFIDVSSKVGQGTEFKVFLPAVEASVPIQVEPANPANGNAEWILVVDDETKILETTKMALEAYNYHVLTAHDGIEAISLCARHKDQIAVALVDMMMPSMDGPTTIQTLQKINPQIKAIAVSGFVSNEKLQGANGIQNFIAKPYTIQELLQTLQAVLRQPTEKQIMQYNFID, from the coding sequence ATGAATACAGGCACGGCTGAAGAAGATGTGATTTTAATTGTGGACGATATGCCCACAAATTTAGATGTGCTGCTCGACTTACTAGAGGCGGCGGGTTTCAAAGTGGTGATCGCTGAAGACGGAGAAAGAGCGATCGCTCTGGCAGAGTACGCGCCTCCTGATTTGATTTTGCTCGACGTTCTCATGCCTGGAATTGATGGCTTTGAAACCTGCCGCCGCTTGAAGGCAAACCCCGCTACCCAAGAGATCCCAGTTATTTTTCTCACGGCGGTTAGCGATAACGTAGATAAGGTTAAAGGCTTAAATCTAGGTGCAGTGGATTACATCACGAAACCGCTGCATCATGAAGAAGTTTTGGCCCGAGTCAATACTCATGTGCGGCTGCAAAACCTCACCAAGCGCTTAACAGCACAAAATGAGCGACTAGAGAAGGAGATTCAACAACGCCAACACCTGGAGGTAGAACATGAGCAAGCATTTAGAGCCTTACAGCGCAGTGAAGCTCGATTTAGATATCTGATCGAATCCAATGTGATTGGCGTGATTTTTAGCAAGCTAGACGGCAGTATTACAGACGCAAATGCTGCCTTTTTGCAAATGGTAGGGTACGATCGCGCTGACTTAGAAGCGGATAATATCAATTGGCAAGTGCTCACCCCTCCAGAATATAACCATTTCAGCCAAGTCGCAGTGGCAGAACTCGCCAGTTCGGGAGCGTTTAATGCCTTTGAGAAGGAGTACTTCCATAAAGATGGCTACCGGATTCCAGTGATGGTCGGTGGCGCTTTGCTGGATGAATCGCAAGAGGCGATCGTGACCTTTGTATTAGACCTGACACAACATAAGCAAGCAGCAGATAAAATCCGGGAACAGGCAGCGCTGCTCAACATCACCACGGATGCCATCCTCGTCCGAGATTTAGATAACAAAATTCAATATTGGAACAAGGGCGCAGAGCAGGTCTACGGCTGGAGCGCGGAAGAGGCGATCGCCCAAGACGCGAATCAGCTATTGTATCCCTCAGACTCGCTCGATCAACTCGAAAGTGCTCAAAGCAGCTTAAGAGCATCTGGCACCTGGCAAGGTGAACTGTATCAAGTCGATCGCCAAGGTCAAGAAATCATTGTGGCGAGCCGCTGGACCTTAATGCATGATGCTCAGGGAGAACCCCAATCGATCTTGACCGTCAATACCAACATCACGGAAAAGAAACAGCTCGAAAGTCAATTTCTGCGAACGCAACGACTGGAAAGTTTAGGAACTCTGGCGGGTGGCATTGCTCATGATCTCAACAACATTCTGACTCCCGTTCTCAGCACAGCCCAATTGTTACAGTTCAAGTTTCCTCATGCCGATCAGCAGAGTCAGCATTTATTTGAAATTATTGAAACCAATACCAGACGGGGAGCGGCTTTGGTGAAGCAAGTGCTGCAATTTGCGCGTGGGGTCGAGGGTAAACAGGCGATTGTGCAAGTGAAACACCTGATCCACGAAGTGAAGCAGATTGCTGAAAAGACATTTCCTAAATCCATTGAGCTGGTCATCGACGTGGAACCGGGACTGGGGCTGGTGTCTGGTGATGCCACGCACCTGCATCAAGTGCTCATGAACCTGGTCGTCAACGCCCGTGATGCCATGCCTCACGGCGGTACACTCACTATTTCTGCCAAAAACCTGTTTGTAGACGAACCCTATGCCCGACTGCATCTGGATGCCTCGGTGGGTTCCTACATTGGACTGATTGTGAAAGACACCGGAACTGGCATGTCACCGGATATTGTAGACAGAATTTTTGAACCTTTTTTTACTACTAAAGAGCTGGGCAAAGGCACAGGATTAGGGCTTTCTACGGTGAGGGGCATTGTTAAAAGTCATAGAGGATTCATAGATGTGTCTAGCAAGGTGGGTCAAGGAACTGAGTTCAAAGTATTCTTGCCAGCAGTAGAAGCATCTGTTCCCATTCAAGTAGAGCCTGCTAATCCAGCCAATGGCAATGCCGAATGGATTCTGGTGGTCGATGATGAAACAAAGATTTTAGAAACAACCAAAATGGCGCTGGAAGCTTATAACTATCATGTGCTAACAGCCCACGATGGCATTGAAGCGATTTCACTCTGCGCTCGCCACAAAGACCAGATTGCTGTCGCCCTAGTCGATATGATGATGCCATCAATGGATGGCCCCACCACCATTCAAACGCTGCAAAAAATTAATCCGCAGATTAAAGCGATCGCCGTCAGTGGTTTTGTCTCGAACGAGAAATTGCAGGGGGCAAACGGCATCCAGAACTTTATTGCCAAGCCATACACCATTCA